A window from Nitrospirota bacterium encodes these proteins:
- a CDS encoding sulfate ABC transporter permease subunit, with translation MRLVLIATVWLYFAVLLIGPIAYLSAQSFREGVAAFWEEITRPEAVHGFALTAEITAIVLAVNVVLGTITALVLARQRFIGRTLLSGIIDLPFAVSPVIAGFMLILLFGPETILGTLLGAAGIKVLFALPAMVVATLFVTFPFVVRELTPLLQTIGAESEEAARTLGANEWQVFLRVTLPSLRWGLIYGATLTVARAIGEFGAVLVVSGNILMLTQTATLHIYQSYVDFNYVAANAVAFTLLAVSFGILTVLEVAKARAAAAQQA, from the coding sequence ATGCGGCTTGTGCTCATTGCGACCGTCTGGCTCTACTTTGCGGTGCTGCTGATCGGCCCCATCGCGTATCTCTCGGCTCAGAGTTTCCGCGAGGGCGTCGCGGCGTTTTGGGAAGAGATCACCAGGCCGGAAGCCGTGCACGGGTTCGCGCTCACGGCGGAAATCACGGCGATCGTTCTGGCGGTCAACGTAGTGCTCGGCACGATCACCGCCCTGGTATTGGCTCGCCAGCGGTTCATCGGCCGGACGCTACTCAGCGGCATCATCGACCTACCCTTCGCCGTGTCGCCCGTCATCGCCGGGTTCATGCTCATCCTGCTCTTCGGTCCGGAGACGATCCTTGGAACCCTGCTCGGCGCGGCGGGAATCAAAGTGCTCTTCGCCCTGCCGGCCATGGTGGTCGCCACGTTGTTCGTCACCTTTCCGTTCGTCGTCCGCGAACTGACCCCCCTCCTGCAGACGATCGGCGCCGAGAGCGAAGAAGCCGCCAGGACCTTGGGAGCGAACGAATGGCAGGTCTTCCTGAGAGTCACCCTGCCGTCGCTGCGTTGGGGGTTGATCTACGGAGCGACCCTGACCGTCGCGCGGGCGATCGGGGAGTTCGGCGCGGTGTTGGTGGTCTCGGGCAACATCCTCATGCTGACTCAGACCGCGACGTTGCACATCTACCAGAGTTACGTCGATTTCAATTACGTCGCCGCCAACGCGGTGGCCTTCACGCTGCTGGCCGTGTCGTTCGGAATCCTGACGGTGCTGGAAGTCGCCAAGGCCCGCGCCGCTGCGGCGCAGCAAGCGTGA
- a CDS encoding sulfate ABC transporter substrate-binding protein produces MKRSPSANMNRTAGRMLAGLLGILLLPAASISAEDTRELILAAYSVPKEAYERKIIPAFQRYWKQRTGQTVRVRGSYGASGAQARAIIGGFEADVAALSLEGDLDQIVKAGAISHDWRKGPHGGIITTSVVAFGTRKGNPKEIKTWEDLARPGVEVLYPNPKTSGGAMWDIIAIYGAGLKLGAQRTGAGRPSDRAEAEAYASGLLKRIQRNVKVMDKSGRESVTTFERGVGDVIVTYENELLPRVRSGRPYEIIVPSETLLIENPVALVDRHVDRHKVRDMAEAFVVFLHGDEAQAAFAELGFRPVNRSATIPASAALPRPVDLFTVADLGGWDKISAHLFGPQGLWTKAVEELARGG; encoded by the coding sequence ATGAAGCGAAGTCCTAGCGCGAATATGAATCGGACGGCCGGTCGCATGCTGGCCGGTCTGTTGGGGATACTGCTCCTTCCGGCTGCCTCGATCTCGGCCGAAGACACGCGCGAACTCATTCTGGCCGCGTACAGCGTGCCGAAGGAAGCCTATGAACGGAAGATCATCCCCGCCTTCCAGCGGTATTGGAAACAGCGGACCGGTCAAACGGTCCGTGTGCGCGGCTCCTACGGGGCTTCGGGCGCGCAGGCGCGCGCGATCATCGGAGGGTTCGAGGCGGACGTGGCGGCGCTGTCCCTCGAAGGCGACCTCGATCAAATCGTCAAGGCCGGCGCGATCTCCCATGACTGGCGCAAAGGACCGCACGGCGGCATCATCACGACGTCGGTGGTCGCGTTCGGGACGAGAAAAGGGAATCCCAAAGAGATCAAGACCTGGGAAGATCTGGCTCGGCCCGGCGTCGAGGTGCTGTACCCCAATCCCAAAACATCGGGCGGCGCCATGTGGGATATCATCGCGATCTACGGAGCCGGGCTCAAGCTGGGAGCGCAGCGGACCGGCGCGGGTCGGCCGTCGGACAGAGCCGAGGCCGAAGCCTATGCGTCCGGACTGCTGAAGCGGATTCAGCGGAACGTGAAGGTGATGGACAAGAGCGGGCGCGAATCCGTGACGACGTTCGAGCGCGGCGTGGGCGATGTGATCGTGACATACGAGAACGAGCTCCTGCCCCGGGTCAGGAGCGGGCGCCCGTACGAGATCATCGTTCCCTCCGAGACGTTGCTGATCGAGAATCCGGTCGCGCTCGTCGATCGCCATGTCGATCGCCATAAGGTGCGCGACATGGCGGAAGCGTTCGTCGTGTTTTTGCACGGCGACGAAGCCCAAGCCGCGTTTGCGGAACTCGGCTTTCGACCCGTGAATCGGTCGGCGACGATTCCCGCAAGCGCAGCCTTGCCTCGTCCCGTCGATCTGTTTACCGTCGCCGATCTCGGAGGCTGGGACAAGATCAGCGCGCACCTCTTCGGTCCGCAAGGACTCTGGACCAAGGCCGTGGAAGAGTTGGCCAGAGGCGGATGA
- the cysT gene encoding sulfate ABC transporter permease subunit CysT has protein sequence MTSRTVIQLALRSAAVGYVVCLILLPLSALGREALVAGPGRFVEDVTQPQAFAALALTLEAAVVTTAIHAVFGTVSAVALVRYEFPGKWFLNALVDLPFAVPTLVAGLMIAAIYGPTGILGAWLQDRGLAILYEKPGIVLAMLFVTMPFTIRALQPVLMELEREQEEAAFTLGASSWTTFRKVTVPSVLPGLLTGVFLTFVRALGEFGAIVIVAGNIPMKTQVASVYVYGEIESYNPQGATSVSIVILLISFLALVLLERLTRPPGERMPAFFQGRLRLRSRVRELPT, from the coding sequence ATGACGTCACGCACGGTGATCCAGCTTGCGCTTCGCTCCGCCGCCGTCGGCTACGTGGTCTGTCTGATTCTGCTGCCGCTGTCGGCTCTCGGTCGTGAGGCGTTGGTCGCAGGGCCCGGCAGGTTCGTCGAGGACGTGACGCAGCCGCAGGCGTTCGCGGCCCTGGCGCTGACCCTGGAGGCGGCGGTCGTCACCACGGCGATCCACGCGGTGTTCGGAACGGTCTCGGCGGTCGCGCTCGTCCGTTATGAGTTCCCCGGCAAGTGGTTTCTGAACGCCTTGGTCGATCTGCCGTTTGCCGTTCCGACCTTGGTCGCAGGCCTGATGATCGCGGCGATCTACGGCCCGACCGGCATTCTCGGCGCCTGGCTCCAGGACCGAGGGTTGGCCATTCTGTATGAGAAGCCGGGCATCGTCCTCGCCATGCTGTTCGTCACCATGCCGTTCACGATCCGCGCCCTGCAGCCCGTGCTCATGGAGCTGGAGCGGGAGCAGGAAGAAGCGGCGTTCACCCTGGGGGCGAGTTCCTGGACGACCTTCCGGAAGGTGACGGTGCCGTCGGTGTTGCCGGGCCTGCTGACCGGCGTCTTTCTGACGTTCGTGCGGGCCCTGGGCGAGTTCGGGGCGATCGTCATCGTGGCGGGCAATATTCCGATGAAGACCCAGGTCGCATCGGTCTATGTCTACGGCGAGATCGAAAGCTATAACCCGCAGGGAGCGACGTCGGTCTCCATCGTCATTCTGCTGATTTCCTTCCTGGCCCTCGTCTTGTTGGAGCGGTTGACCCGGCCGCCGGGTGAACGGATGCCCGCGTTCTTTCAGGGTAGGTTGAGGCTCAGGTCGAGGGTCAGGGAACTTCCGACATGA
- a CDS encoding Rrf2 family transcriptional regulator codes for MRFSKKSEYGFRALLELAAHHNRSVLLRQEIAKRQNIPLEFLEQILLALKRAGLLASRRGVNGGYTLIKSPEEITLGQVIRILDGPLAPLGCVSKTAYQKCRDCPYAEKTRCPIQDVMLEVRNAIADILDNYTLSEFAGGKRPQGPRDGYEAKS; via the coding sequence ATGAGGTTCTCCAAGAAAAGCGAATACGGCTTTCGAGCCCTCCTGGAACTGGCCGCCCATCACAACCGTTCCGTCCTGCTGCGCCAGGAGATCGCCAAACGTCAAAACATCCCCCTGGAATTTCTCGAACAGATTCTTCTGGCTCTCAAACGGGCGGGACTCCTGGCGAGCCGCCGCGGCGTCAACGGCGGGTACACGCTGATTAAATCCCCCGAGGAAATCACGCTGGGTCAGGTGATTCGGATTTTAGACGGACCGTTGGCGCCGCTCGGCTGCGTCAGCAAGACCGCCTACCAGAAGTGTCGCGACTGCCCCTATGCCGAAAAAACACGTTGCCCGATTCAGGACGTCATGCTGGAAGTGCGGAACGCCATCGCCGACATTTTGGACAACTACACGCTGAGCGAATTCGCCGGGGGCAAGAGGCCCCAGGGGCCGCGGGACGGATATGAAGCGAAGTCCTAG
- the glyS gene encoding glycine--tRNA ligase subunit beta translates to MKKSANKRPGAGRSSGKQIPPAGTAAELLLEIGTEELPYQFIPPALQALKDSTERLLKEQRLACGAIRILGTPRRLVLVVDSLAARQSAAVKETMGPSKAVAFDHAGQPTKAALGFAASQGVSVQDLEIRQTPKGDYVFAVKQEQGLPVHHVLSEHLPHLISGLSFPKSMRWNATGIRFARPIRWLAALYGGRVLPIEVGGIRAGDRSFGHRVATKGNRRPSQGFRVTGFSQYLKDAERHGVIVDQDRRRRMIMQQLAELAKAAKGRLHRDEELLEQAVYTVECPNTILGGFTPQYLSLPKEILMTAMKEHQGYFSLVDQKGALLPKFLAVTNVKLPNMDLIREGNERVLAARLADAKFFFEEDRKVRLADRVDKLKTVTFHQKIGTLYQKTARMIRLAAKLAELLGHSGLVKECRRAAELSKADLLTGIVGEFPTLQGVMGGEYARHDGEAEEVSRAIREQYLPRSMEGELPETQVGKILSLTDRLDTIAAFFWVGIVPTGSEDPFALRRHAAAIVRLLLEGNLRLNLTEAIAQATAIVAADGFTPGGSEHDVRQCIIEFIFERLRHYGRTVHGLRDDVIDAALKPAETGSFDLLDLLAKMRALQAITDRPEFDPLMIGFKRAHRLVEKERWDRKPVDPTLFQHPAESQLHGVVGDAAHRLPSLLKDGRYAEALDVLVRMKPAIDEFFTGVMVNAEDPAVRGNRLSLLLEVDRLFASVADFSLIMVQSH, encoded by the coding sequence ATGAAGAAATCTGCCAACAAGCGACCGGGAGCGGGACGCTCGTCCGGCAAACAGATCCCTCCCGCAGGGACTGCGGCCGAGCTGCTCCTTGAAATCGGGACCGAAGAATTGCCGTACCAGTTCATTCCTCCGGCGCTTCAAGCCCTCAAAGATTCGACCGAGCGCCTGCTCAAGGAACAACGCCTCGCGTGCGGAGCCATCCGCATCCTCGGAACGCCGAGGCGGCTGGTCCTGGTCGTCGACTCGCTGGCCGCTCGGCAATCCGCGGCGGTCAAGGAAACCATGGGGCCGTCCAAGGCCGTGGCCTTCGATCACGCCGGTCAGCCAACGAAGGCCGCTCTGGGCTTCGCCGCCTCGCAAGGGGTCTCGGTCCAAGATCTGGAGATCCGGCAGACTCCCAAAGGCGACTACGTCTTCGCAGTGAAGCAGGAACAGGGCCTGCCGGTCCATCACGTTCTGTCCGAGCATCTGCCACATCTGATCAGCGGGCTCTCGTTTCCGAAGTCGATGCGCTGGAACGCCACGGGAATCAGGTTCGCGCGCCCGATCCGGTGGCTCGCCGCCCTCTATGGAGGCCGTGTCCTGCCTATCGAAGTCGGCGGCATTAGGGCGGGCGATCGCAGCTTCGGCCATCGCGTGGCGACGAAAGGAAACCGCCGTCCTTCTCAAGGGTTTCGCGTCACCGGCTTTTCCCAATACTTGAAAGACGCCGAGCGCCACGGCGTGATCGTCGATCAGGATCGCCGCCGCCGGATGATTATGCAGCAATTGGCGGAACTGGCGAAGGCCGCCAAAGGGCGGTTGCATCGCGACGAGGAACTGCTGGAACAGGCTGTCTACACGGTGGAGTGTCCCAACACGATCCTGGGCGGGTTCACACCACAGTATCTCTCGCTGCCTAAAGAGATTCTGATGACCGCCATGAAGGAGCATCAAGGCTATTTTTCCCTGGTGGATCAGAAGGGCGCGCTCCTCCCGAAGTTCCTGGCCGTCACCAACGTGAAGTTGCCGAACATGGATCTGATTCGCGAGGGCAACGAGCGGGTGCTGGCGGCTCGACTGGCCGACGCCAAGTTCTTCTTCGAGGAGGACCGGAAGGTCAGGTTGGCCGACCGGGTGGACAAGCTGAAGACCGTCACCTTTCACCAGAAGATCGGCACGCTGTATCAGAAGACCGCGCGAATGATCCGGCTTGCCGCGAAGCTGGCCGAATTGCTGGGACACAGCGGGCTGGTCAAGGAGTGCCGACGCGCGGCGGAACTGAGCAAGGCCGATCTGTTGACCGGCATCGTCGGCGAGTTTCCGACCTTGCAGGGCGTCATGGGAGGGGAATATGCGAGGCACGATGGAGAAGCCGAGGAAGTGAGCCGGGCCATCCGCGAGCAGTACCTGCCCCGCTCGATGGAAGGAGAACTGCCGGAGACGCAGGTCGGCAAAATCCTGTCCCTGACGGATCGACTCGATACCATCGCCGCCTTCTTCTGGGTCGGAATCGTCCCGACCGGATCGGAGGATCCGTTCGCGCTCAGGCGGCACGCCGCCGCCATCGTGCGTCTCCTCCTCGAAGGCAATCTGCGCCTGAACCTCACGGAAGCGATCGCGCAGGCGACGGCCATCGTCGCGGCCGACGGTTTCACTCCCGGCGGCTCCGAACACGACGTCCGGCAATGCATTATCGAGTTCATCTTCGAGCGTCTGCGGCATTACGGCCGGACGGTCCACGGGCTCCGGGACGACGTGATTGACGCGGCCTTAAAACCGGCGGAGACGGGATCCTTCGATCTGCTCGATTTGCTCGCCAAGATGCGGGCCTTGCAGGCCATCACGGACCGGCCGGAGTTCGATCCCCTGATGATCGGCTTTAAGCGGGCACACCGCCTCGTCGAAAAAGAACGATGGGACCGCAAGCCGGTCGATCCGACGCTGTTTCAGCACCCCGCCGAATCGCAACTGCACGGGGTCGTCGGGGATGCGGCCCATCGCCTTCCGTCGCTCCTGAAAGACGGCCGATACGCCGAGGCGTTGGACGTTCTGGTTCGAATGAAGCCGGCCATCGACGAGTTCTTCACGGGCGTCATGGTCAACGCGGAAGACCCGGCCGTTCGCGGCAATCGACTGTCGTTGCTCCTGGAGGTGGACCGTCTCTTCGCGAGCGTCGCCGACTTCTCCCTCATCATGGTGCAGAGCCACTGA
- a CDS encoding glycine--tRNA ligase subunit alpha: protein MTFQDLILSLHRYWADQGCVIHQPYDLEMGAGTFHPATFLRALGPEPWRSAYAQPCRRPTDGRYGDNPNRMQHYYQYQVVLKPSPDDIQALYLESLTRLGINPAKHDIRFVQDDWESPTLGAWGLGWEVRLDGMEITQFTYFQEIGGIELNPITVEITYGTERIAMYLQQVDSVYDLAWTESVSYGDIHHETEVQFSRYNFEQADVGMLMSTFQAFEAECRKLLACNLTLPAYDYCIKTSHLFNLLDARGAISVAERTGYIARVRGLARQCAERYIAEREAMGHPLLTRSGADGNAPAARRSKTGANLSPVRR, encoded by the coding sequence GTGACCTTCCAGGACCTGATTCTCTCCCTTCACCGCTATTGGGCCGATCAGGGTTGTGTGATCCATCAGCCGTATGATCTCGAAATGGGAGCCGGCACGTTTCACCCCGCGACGTTTCTCCGCGCGTTGGGGCCGGAACCCTGGCGGTCGGCATACGCTCAACCTTGTCGCCGTCCGACCGACGGACGCTACGGAGACAATCCCAACCGGATGCAGCACTACTACCAATATCAAGTGGTGCTGAAACCCTCTCCCGACGACATCCAGGCGCTCTATCTCGAAAGCCTGACCCGCCTCGGCATCAATCCGGCCAAGCACGACATCCGGTTTGTGCAGGATGACTGGGAATCTCCGACGCTGGGCGCCTGGGGATTGGGGTGGGAGGTGCGACTTGACGGCATGGAGATCACGCAGTTCACGTATTTCCAGGAGATCGGCGGCATCGAACTGAATCCGATCACCGTCGAAATCACGTACGGGACCGAACGCATCGCGATGTATCTGCAGCAGGTCGACAGTGTCTACGATCTGGCCTGGACGGAGTCGGTCTCCTACGGCGACATTCACCACGAAACCGAAGTCCAGTTTTCCCGGTATAACTTTGAACAGGCGGACGTGGGCATGCTGATGTCCACCTTTCAAGCGTTCGAAGCGGAATGCCGGAAGCTCTTGGCGTGCAACCTGACGCTCCCGGCCTACGACTACTGCATCAAAACCTCGCACCTGTTCAACCTGCTCGATGCGCGGGGCGCGATCAGCGTAGCGGAACGGACGGGCTACATCGCGCGGGTCCGCGGGCTCGCCCGGCAATGCGCCGAACGGTATATCGCCGAACGGGAAGCCATGGGCCATCCGCTGCTGACGCGTTCGGGCGCAGACGGAAACGCCCCGGCCGCGCGACGGAGCAAGACCGGCGCGAACCTGTCCCCTGTACGCCGATGA
- a CDS encoding ABC transporter ATP-binding protein — protein sequence MKIEVRGLSKRFGSVQAVSDVSFVVREGELLGLLGPSGSGKTTVLRLIAGLETPTSGEIFIDGRRVNDLSVQQRNIGFVFQHYALFKHLTVFDNVAFGLKIKKWRRSDVEARVAELLRLMGLEGLGHRYPHQLSGGQRQRVAIARALAPRPSVLLLDEPFGAVDAKVRQELREWLIRLHDDLDVTSLFVTHDQEEAMEVSDRIIVFSKGRLEQVGSPAEVYEEPVSEFVARFIGSMNILEGEVKNGLVRVGSLEFPAPGFQDGQRLQVGFRPYYVKVSEDPARFRQQARLRHVYFLGVAYRLEIETSDGLTLRSRMNKEEFRQCRFEVGQPVSYAVTHFRFLPQEGVPIPCPEAPPVSGPLTP from the coding sequence ATGAAGATCGAGGTGCGGGGGCTTTCCAAACGGTTCGGGTCGGTGCAGGCGGTCTCCGACGTGTCGTTCGTCGTTCGGGAAGGCGAATTGCTCGGCCTGCTGGGGCCGAGCGGCAGCGGCAAGACGACGGTGCTCCGGCTCATCGCCGGGCTGGAGACGCCCACCTCCGGCGAGATCTTCATCGACGGGAGGCGGGTGAACGACCTGTCGGTCCAGCAACGCAACATCGGGTTCGTGTTTCAGCATTACGCGCTGTTCAAGCACCTCACCGTCTTCGACAACGTGGCGTTCGGGTTGAAGATCAAAAAGTGGCGGCGGTCGGACGTCGAGGCGCGCGTGGCGGAGCTGTTGCGATTGATGGGACTGGAAGGACTCGGACACCGTTATCCACACCAGTTATCCGGAGGCCAGCGGCAGCGCGTGGCCATCGCCCGGGCGCTGGCGCCGCGACCCAGCGTCCTGCTCTTGGACGAACCGTTCGGCGCCGTCGATGCGAAGGTGCGACAGGAGCTGCGCGAGTGGCTGATCCGCCTCCACGACGATCTCGACGTGACCAGTCTGTTCGTGACTCACGACCAGGAAGAGGCGATGGAGGTCTCCGATCGCATCATCGTGTTTTCCAAAGGCCGCCTCGAGCAGGTCGGGTCGCCCGCCGAGGTCTATGAGGAACCGGTTTCGGAATTCGTCGCCCGGTTCATCGGGTCCATGAACATCCTGGAAGGCGAAGTGAAGAACGGCCTGGTGCGAGTCGGCTCGTTGGAGTTTCCGGCCCCGGGTTTCCAAGACGGCCAACGTCTGCAGGTAGGATTCCGTCCCTATTACGTGAAGGTGTCGGAAGATCCCGCCCGCTTTCGCCAGCAGGCCAGACTGAGACACGTGTATTTTCTCGGGGTTGCGTATCGACTCGAAATCGAGACCAGCGACGGGTTGACCCTTCGCTCGCGCATGAACAAGGAAGAATTCCGGCAATGCCGGTTCGAGGTCGGCCAACCCGTCTCCTACGCCGTGACGCATTTTCGGTTTTTGCCCCAGGAAGGCGTGCCGATTCCGTGCCCTGAAGCTCCGCCGGTAAGCGGACCCTTGACTCCCTAA